The Manihot esculenta cultivar AM560-2 chromosome 11, M.esculenta_v8, whole genome shotgun sequence genome includes a region encoding these proteins:
- the LOC110625635 gene encoding uncharacterized protein LOC110625635 — protein sequence MSASIFSISAPIFTGENYDLWAIKMTAFLKAHDLWEVVSTNAIFPRILGAQTAKEAWDKLRDEFQGSERVRSWDKLRDEFQGSERVRSVKLLTLKREFEMLRMNEGETIKHYSSKLIELVNQMRLYGAQFPDSQVVEKILISLLEKFE from the exons ATGTCAGCAAGCATTTTCTCCATTTCAGCTCCTATCTTTACAGGAGAGAATTATGATCTCTGGGCTATCAAAATGACAGCATTCTTGAAGGCCCATGATCTATGGGAGGTTGTTTCTACAA ATGCAATTTTTCCAAGAATTTTGGGAGCTCAAACAGCCAAGGAGGCATGGGATAAACTGAGAGATGAGTTCCAAGGAAGTGAAAGAGTTAGATCATGGGACAAGCTGAGAGATGAGTTCCAAGGAAGTGAAAGAGTTAGATCAGTCAAGCTTCTAACTCTAAAGAGAGAATTTGAGATGTTGAGGATGAATGAAGGAGAAACCATAAAGCATTATTCCTCAAAGCTAATAGAGTTGGTGAATCAAATGAGACTTTATGGTGCTCAATTTCCTGATAGTCAGGTTGTTGAGAAGATTCTGATTAGTCTTCTGGAGAAATTTGAGTAA
- the LOC110626930 gene encoding basic leucine zipper 23 isoform X1, with protein MDDGELDVLNQEVFSSTNMGEFQSSCSMDSFFDELLKDTHACTHTHTCNPPGPDYSHTHTCYHVHTKIVSAPSEDKTGTDDTSESTEKKSKKRPIGNREAVRKYREKKKARAASLEDEVVRLRTLNQQLLKRLQGQAALEAEVARLKCLLVDIRGRIEGEIGSFPYQKSAKDVNLANPNVAGAYVMNPCDVQCNCRASCLHPGMDGKNGEGMALNGQGFSSCEFDNLQCLLNQNSGMKELAGCELENVVTIVNGNSSSTKKRKGGAHAATGG; from the exons ATGGATGATGGGGAGCTAGATGTCTTGAACCAAGAAGTATTTTCGAGTACCAACATGGGTGAGTTTCAGAGCAGTTGCTCAATGGATAGTTTCTTTGATGAACTACTCAAGGATACCCATGCCTGCACTCACACACACACTTGCAACCCTCCTGGTCCTGATTATTCCCATACACATACTTGCTATCATGTGCACACTAAAATTGTTTCTGCACCGTCTGAGGATAAGACTGGGACTGATGATACTTCTGAGTCGACTGAAAAGAAGTCGAAGAAACGCCCAATAGGCAATAGAGAGGCGGTCCGGAAGTATCGGGAAAAAAAGAAGGCAAGGGCTGCATCTTTGGAGGATGAAGTTGTGAGACTCAGGACTTTGAATCAACAGTTGCTGAAGAGGCTGCAGGGACAAGCTGCATTGGAAGCTGAGGTTGCAAGGCTCAAATGTTTGCTTGTGGACATAAGAGGAAGGATTGAAGGGGAGATTGGATCTTTTCCATATCAGAAATCAGCTAAGGATGTGAACTTGGCCAATCCAAATGTTGCTGGTGCTTATGTGATGAATCCATGTGATGTTCAGTGTAATTGTCGGGCATCTTGCCTTCATCCAGGGATGGATGGCAAAAATGGTGAGGGTATGGCCTTAAATGGGCAAGGGTTTAGCAGTTGCGAGTTTGATAATCTTCAGTGTCTGTTAAATCAAAACTCAGGAATGAAGGAGCTTGCTGGATGTGAACTTGAGAATGTAGTGACAATTGTCAATGGCAATTCTTCTAGCACAAAGAAGAGGAAAG GAGGAGCTCATGCAGCAACCGGAGGTTGA
- the LOC110626930 gene encoding basic leucine zipper 23 isoform X2: MDDGELDVLNQEVFSSTNMGEFQSSCSMDSFFDELLKDTHACTHTHTCNPPGPDYSHTHTCYHVHTKIVSAPSEDKTGTDDTSESTEKKSKKRPIGNREAVRKYREKKKARAASLEDEVVRLRTLNQQLLKRLQGQAALEAEVARLKCLLVDIRGRIEGEIGSFPYQKSAKDVNLANPNVAGAYVMNPCDVQCNCRASCLHPGMDGKNGEGMALNGQGFSSCEFDNLQCLLNQNSGMKELAGCELENVVTIVNGNSSSTKKRKGGT, translated from the coding sequence ATGGATGATGGGGAGCTAGATGTCTTGAACCAAGAAGTATTTTCGAGTACCAACATGGGTGAGTTTCAGAGCAGTTGCTCAATGGATAGTTTCTTTGATGAACTACTCAAGGATACCCATGCCTGCACTCACACACACACTTGCAACCCTCCTGGTCCTGATTATTCCCATACACATACTTGCTATCATGTGCACACTAAAATTGTTTCTGCACCGTCTGAGGATAAGACTGGGACTGATGATACTTCTGAGTCGACTGAAAAGAAGTCGAAGAAACGCCCAATAGGCAATAGAGAGGCGGTCCGGAAGTATCGGGAAAAAAAGAAGGCAAGGGCTGCATCTTTGGAGGATGAAGTTGTGAGACTCAGGACTTTGAATCAACAGTTGCTGAAGAGGCTGCAGGGACAAGCTGCATTGGAAGCTGAGGTTGCAAGGCTCAAATGTTTGCTTGTGGACATAAGAGGAAGGATTGAAGGGGAGATTGGATCTTTTCCATATCAGAAATCAGCTAAGGATGTGAACTTGGCCAATCCAAATGTTGCTGGTGCTTATGTGATGAATCCATGTGATGTTCAGTGTAATTGTCGGGCATCTTGCCTTCATCCAGGGATGGATGGCAAAAATGGTGAGGGTATGGCCTTAAATGGGCAAGGGTTTAGCAGTTGCGAGTTTGATAATCTTCAGTGTCTGTTAAATCAAAACTCAGGAATGAAGGAGCTTGCTGGATGTGAACTTGAGAATGTAGTGACAATTGTCAATGGCAATTCTTCTAGCACAAAGAAGAGGAAAGGTGGAACTTAA